CATGCAAGCACAACCGCAGCGCGCTTCCGGATCCGGCGTGATCATTAGTGCCGATGGTTATATTGTAACCAACAATCACGTAGTAGATGGCGCTGATGAGCTGTCTGTTACACTGAGCAATAATAAAACCTATAAAGGCAAGGTAGTAGGTAAAGATGCCAGCAGCGATCTGGCTGTTATTAAAATCGACGCTAGTAACCTGTCCTTCTTAAGCTTCGCCAATTCAGATGATACGCATTTAGGTCAATCTGTTTTAGCCATTGGCTACCCACTGAATCTGGATGTAACTGTAACTTCTGGAATTGTAAGTGCTAAATCCAGAAGTATTGGTATCAATGGTCAGAACAGCAAAACCCCATTAGAGGCCTTTATTCAAACCGATGCAGCTATTAACCCGGGTAACAGTGGCGGTGCCCTTGTTAATGCTGATGGCGACCTGATTGGTATCAATAGTGCTATTGCTTCACCTACAGGCTCATATGCCGGCTATGGTTATGCTATTCCATCTAATATGGTTAAGAAAATTGCATCTGATATTGTAAAGTATGGTAGCACCAAAAGAGCTTACCTGGGTGTAATGTTTGGTTATGACCAAATGAGCGATGAAGATCGCCAGAAATATAACGTAAAGGAAGGTGATGGCGTGTTTGTAATGGACGTAGCTCAAAACAGTGCTGCATACCAAGCGGGTATTCAGAAAGGTGACTTTATTACCAAAGTAAATGGCATCCCAGTGAATACCGGCACACAGATCATAGAAAAGATAGCTACTATGCGCCCCGGCGATAAAGTGAGCATTAGTTACCAACGTAATGGTGTCGAGAAAACAGCTTCTACAACGTTGAAAGGTGAATCTGGTGTATATGCCAGTATGAAAGAGCAAGCTGTTGAAAGCCTGGGCGCTAGTTTTGAAGCAGTGCCAAAAGCACAAGCTTCACAACTGGGTATAGCTGGTGGTGTGTCTGTAAAATCCCTTTCACAAGGTGTATTAACAGAACAAACACGCATCAAAGAAGGCTTTATCATCACTAAAATCAACAACCAGCGAATTACCTCTGTAGACGAGCTAAATGCCGCCCTGCAAAGCGCCGGAAACAGTGCTATCATCAGTGGCATCTATCCTAACAATCCACAGCGGGAATATCAGTATGCGTTGAATGACTTGCAATAAGCCCGGCACGCCCCCAAGCCCTAAAGGGGAGACCAGCGCGACAAAGCCTATCTAGCGATCATCCCTCAATATACATTAAGGTCAGAGTTAGCTCTGACCTTTTAAGTTTTCATAAAAAGTGAGATAAATAATAGAAGAATGATAGATCTAAGTCTCCCCTTTAGGGAGACAGGGGGTATTTTTACCACCATGAAACTCCTGATCATTGAAGACGAGCCAGCCTTGCGGGAATCGATACAGACCTACCTTGAGCAGCAGGGCTTTGTATGTGAAGCGGTTGCTGATTTTAAAGCAGGCTTGCAAAAAGTGCAGCAGTATGATTATGATTGTGTAGTAGTAGATATTAACCTGCCTTATGGAAGTGGATTGGATATCGTAAAAGAGTTGAAGGCAATTGAAGCCAAAGCCGGCATCATCATCATCTCAGCCCGGGCTTCCCTGGAAGACAAACTCACGGGGCTTGAATTAGGATCAGATGATTATCTCACCAAACCCTTTCACCTATCTGAGCTTAGCGCACGCATACAAGCCATTATACGACGGCGCAATTTTGGAGGCAGCAAAACTATCAGCTTCCAGGAAATCCGGCTAGAACCCGATGCACAACGCGTAAGTATTGATAGTAAGCCGGTAGATCTTACTGAGAAAGAATACCGGTTGCTGGAGTACTTTATTGCCAACCAGCGAAGGGTACTGACCAAGGCTGCCATAGCCACTCACGTATGGGGCGACGAATACGAGCAGGTAAGCAATTATGATTTTATATATACCCATATTAAAAACCTGCGTAAGAAACTGATTGATGCCGGTAGTGAGGATTATATAAAAACAGTACACGGTGTCGGCTACCGTTTTACCGATCATTAGTAGATATTTACACCAAAGAGTTATGGAATAGGAAAACAGAACAGTAAAAGCGTAAGCATGCGACTACTCACAAAAACAACTCTTTATTTTTTATTAGCCATGATACCTCTGCTGGTGGTTGGTGGTTATTTTTTATACAAGCAATACAGCACGCAAATCAATGAACGGGCTGACAAAGAGCTGGTTTATGAAGAGGTACAATGGATCCAGTACCTGGAAGCTGCTACCGCAAATGGATCTAACTTCCTATTGCAATCGCCCGACCTGCTGATCCATCCGGCACAGGAAGAGCCTACGCCCTACCCCACTATCACTAACACCAACGGTCTAAAGGCTCGTTCCAATGAAGAAATTCCTTATCGCCAATTAGCGCATATAGTAGATATTAACGGTGTTCCTTACCAGATTGTGATCCGTAAGTCGCAGGAACAAAAACTGGCACTGGTTTCCAATATTACCTATATCATGCTGTTGGTATTTGGAGGCTTATTTATAGCAACATTGCTATTTAACTGGATGATCAGTAATCGCCTTTGGCGACCTTTCAGGGCATCCCTGCAAAAAGTACGCAACCTGGAGCTCCAGAAAATGGAAGCTGTCCGTTTTGAAGAAACGAATACCAAAGAGTTTAAT
This genomic interval from Flavisolibacter tropicus contains the following:
- a CDS encoding trypsin-like peptidase domain-containing protein translates to MTIKQSLATVAVAAATSLGSIWGYSQYQQNKLPILDTTDNGSLFKSAKYTGTADPVIDFEKAANKAVPAVVHIKTLTKAKQANVQDLQNNPFRDFFGDDFDQLFGGRGNMQAQPQRASGSGVIISADGYIVTNNHVVDGADELSVTLSNNKTYKGKVVGKDASSDLAVIKIDASNLSFLSFANSDDTHLGQSVLAIGYPLNLDVTVTSGIVSAKSRSIGINGQNSKTPLEAFIQTDAAINPGNSGGALVNADGDLIGINSAIASPTGSYAGYGYAIPSNMVKKIASDIVKYGSTKRAYLGVMFGYDQMSDEDRQKYNVKEGDGVFVMDVAQNSAAYQAGIQKGDFITKVNGIPVNTGTQIIEKIATMRPGDKVSISYQRNGVEKTASTTLKGESGVYASMKEQAVESLGASFEAVPKAQASQLGIAGGVSVKSLSQGVLTEQTRIKEGFIITKINNQRITSVDELNAALQSAGNSAIISGIYPNNPQREYQYALNDLQ
- a CDS encoding response regulator transcription factor — protein: MIDLSLPFRETGGIFTTMKLLIIEDEPALRESIQTYLEQQGFVCEAVADFKAGLQKVQQYDYDCVVVDINLPYGSGLDIVKELKAIEAKAGIIIISARASLEDKLTGLELGSDDYLTKPFHLSELSARIQAIIRRRNFGGSKTISFQEIRLEPDAQRVSIDSKPVDLTEKEYRLLEYFIANQRRVLTKAAIATHVWGDEYEQVSNYDFIYTHIKNLRKKLIDAGSEDYIKTVHGVGYRFTDH